A single genomic interval of Pyruvatibacter sp. HU-CL02332 harbors:
- a CDS encoding (Fe-S)-binding protein, whose product MTENSSTNGKRIGLFATCLVNTMRPRVGFASLKLLEDAGYEVSVPGDQTCCGQPNYNSGDRESARDFARSFIDQFKDFDYVVVPSGSCAAMAKVHYPRLFDDTDPEKADIDAIAARTFELVSFLTDMAGLTSIEGKNTTTVTYHDACSGLRELKIKQQPRTLLSSIDGLEIKEMEDAEVCCGFGGLFCVKYPDVSGEMVRKKSDEILKTDADAIVTGDVGCLLNMEGALARRGERTRAFHVAEVLAGLDKEDAS is encoded by the coding sequence ATGACCGAAAATTCGTCGACCAACGGAAAGAGGATTGGCCTCTTTGCAACCTGCCTTGTCAATACCATGCGCCCGCGTGTGGGCTTTGCCTCGCTCAAGCTTCTTGAAGACGCCGGGTATGAAGTCAGTGTGCCCGGTGACCAGACCTGCTGCGGTCAACCCAACTACAATTCAGGCGATCGGGAAAGTGCCCGTGATTTTGCCAGAAGCTTCATCGACCAGTTCAAGGACTTTGACTACGTGGTCGTCCCATCGGGGTCCTGTGCTGCCATGGCAAAGGTCCACTACCCCCGGCTGTTTGATGATACCGACCCTGAGAAAGCAGACATTGACGCTATCGCTGCCAGGACATTCGAGCTGGTCTCATTCCTGACCGACATGGCTGGCCTGACGTCCATTGAAGGCAAGAACACCACCACCGTTACATATCACGATGCCTGCTCAGGCTTGCGTGAACTCAAGATCAAGCAACAACCACGCACCTTGCTGTCAAGCATTGACGGCCTTGAAATCAAGGAGATGGAAGACGCAGAAGTCTGCTGCGGGTTCGGTGGCCTCTTTTGCGTCAAATACCCGGACGTATCCGGTGAGATGGTGCGCAAGAAATCTGATGAAATTCTCAAGACAGATGCCGACGCCATCGTGACCGGTGACGTGGGCTGCCTGCTGAACATGGAGGGCGCTCTCGCCCGGCGTGGCGAACGCACCCGTGCCTTCCACGTGGCAGAAGTGCTCGCTGGCCTGGACAAGGAGGATGCGTCCTGA
- a CDS encoding NAD-dependent epimerase/dehydratase family protein: MTANLTLVTGGAGFLGRHVVDCLLAGGCPVRVLDRQPDDRQSGAEWVLGSVTDEQTVASACNGVARIIHLAAIPHLWSSDMQDFARVNHTGTQMMLDAAKAQEVSAFVHVSSLTTRIAGAGGGVPRTVTEADLPDVEDMLGAYPRSKWLAEAAARQAYDDGLPVRIAIPTMPLGPGDIGLTPPSQMVLDFVSGRTPAYLETWMNIADARDMAASIVAMLDIDVPRHGLFLGGENLQLSDLLQRLEAVSGVAMPRSKVPGFVAQAFAYADEFVATRLTGKPPKAPLTGVKLARRPIQFDMQAARKFLPSPRHSLDETLSDLLNWFEAEGLWSGRKG, from the coding sequence ATGACTGCCAACCTTACGCTGGTTACAGGCGGCGCCGGTTTTCTTGGGCGCCATGTGGTTGATTGCCTACTTGCAGGCGGCTGTCCGGTTCGCGTGCTTGATAGGCAGCCAGACGATAGGCAATCGGGTGCCGAGTGGGTTCTGGGTTCAGTCACTGATGAGCAAACCGTAGCGTCTGCCTGCAACGGTGTCGCGCGGATCATCCATCTGGCGGCAATCCCGCATCTGTGGTCATCGGATATGCAGGATTTCGCCCGGGTCAATCATACCGGCACGCAGATGATGCTTGATGCAGCCAAGGCGCAAGAAGTGTCTGCGTTCGTCCATGTGTCTTCGCTCACGACGCGGATTGCCGGGGCAGGCGGGGGCGTGCCGCGGACAGTAACTGAAGCTGACCTGCCCGACGTGGAGGACATGCTGGGTGCGTATCCGCGCTCCAAGTGGTTGGCTGAGGCGGCGGCACGGCAGGCCTATGATGATGGTCTGCCTGTGCGCATCGCCATTCCTACAATGCCGCTTGGCCCCGGGGACATTGGTCTCACGCCGCCGAGCCAGATGGTCCTGGACTTTGTGTCGGGGCGAACGCCGGCCTATCTGGAAACCTGGATGAACATTGCGGATGCACGGGACATGGCGGCAAGCATCGTGGCGATGCTGGATATCGACGTACCACGTCATGGACTGTTCCTAGGCGGTGAGAACCTGCAGCTATCAGATCTACTGCAACGTCTTGAGGCTGTAAGTGGTGTTGCCATGCCCAGGAGTAAAGTTCCGGGCTTTGTTGCGCAGGCCTTTGCCTATGCGGATGAGTTCGTGGCGACCCGTTTGACCGGGAAGCCGCCCAAGGCACCGTTGACCGGCGTAAAGCTTGCCCGCCGCCCGATACAGTTTGATATGCAGGCCGCGCGGAAATTTCTTCCGTCCCCACGTCATAGCCTCGATGAAACGCTCAGTGATCTGCTCAATTGGTTTGAAGCTGAAGGTCTGTGGAGCGGGCGGAAGGGCTGA
- a CDS encoding MFS transporter, whose amino-acid sequence MKNTFLPISVLLFTTLLMYMGAGQQGILVPVRAGLEGFSPLTIGLFGTAYALGFIAGCYLIPVSLRRVGHIRTYGVVASIAAVGILLHGLLVHAEVWFVLRFAAGFSIAGAAMIIESWLNSRVSNETRGSVFSVYMIVYLFAVTSGQMSLVAFDPMMLDLFAVSAILFTLALIPTSLTKLPVPEVPARVELNLKHLFKLSPVGAAGAFMVGMANGSFGTLGPVYAQETGFDTSGVALFMSLALVAGALAQWPFGKLSDQIDRRIVIGSVGALGSVAGLAIVLFGAPGVVTLGLVSLFGVAAFSLYGLSVAHANDHAESSDFIMVSGGLLVLFGIGSAVGPLVSAALSMAMTSSGVFAFTAAMHGALALFAFYRMSQRDAVPDEEKDDFVGFARPTSPEAAVLDPRGEEEDEAADKPSAV is encoded by the coding sequence GTGAAAAACACGTTTCTGCCTATCTCGGTGCTGCTGTTCACCACGCTGCTTATGTATATGGGGGCCGGGCAACAGGGTATTCTTGTGCCCGTGAGAGCTGGCCTTGAGGGGTTCTCGCCGCTGACAATTGGCCTATTCGGGACTGCCTACGCCCTTGGCTTTATTGCCGGGTGTTATCTGATACCGGTTTCGCTGCGCCGGGTGGGGCATATCAGGACCTATGGCGTGGTCGCGTCTATCGCCGCTGTGGGCATTCTACTGCACGGATTGCTGGTCCATGCGGAGGTCTGGTTTGTCCTGCGGTTTGCAGCAGGCTTCTCGATTGCTGGCGCGGCCATGATTATCGAAAGCTGGCTAAACTCGCGCGTCAGCAATGAGACACGTGGCAGTGTGTTTTCGGTTTACATGATCGTTTATCTGTTCGCGGTGACAAGCGGCCAGATGTCATTGGTGGCGTTTGATCCAATGATGCTCGACTTGTTTGCGGTGTCCGCCATTCTCTTCACGCTGGCCTTGATTCCAACGTCGCTTACCAAGCTTCCCGTGCCGGAGGTGCCTGCGCGCGTGGAGCTCAATCTGAAGCACCTTTTCAAGCTGTCTCCTGTTGGTGCAGCGGGCGCGTTCATGGTGGGCATGGCAAATGGCAGCTTTGGGACACTGGGGCCCGTCTATGCGCAGGAAACCGGGTTTGATACGTCCGGAGTTGCCCTGTTCATGAGCCTTGCTCTTGTTGCCGGGGCTTTGGCCCAGTGGCCGTTTGGCAAACTCTCGGATCAGATTGACCGCCGCATTGTAATTGGCAGTGTTGGTGCCCTGGGATCAGTTGCCGGCTTGGCGATTGTTCTGTTCGGTGCACCCGGCGTCGTAACTCTGGGGCTTGTGTCGCTCTTTGGGGTGGCTGCGTTTTCGCTCTATGGCCTTTCGGTGGCCCATGCGAACGACCATGCCGAGTCATCTGACTTTATCATGGTGTCCGGCGGCTTGCTGGTCCTGTTTGGTATCGGATCAGCCGTTGGTCCTTTGGTGTCGGCAGCCCTGTCCATGGCGATGACATCGTCCGGCGTGTTTGCCTTCACCGCCGCCATGCATGGCGCGCTTGCACTGTTTGCCTTCTACAGAATGAGCCAGCGCGATGCGGTGCCCGATGAGGAAAAAGACGACTTCGTTGGATTTGCACGACCGACGTCACCTGAAGCTGCCGTTCTGGATCCGCGCGGGGAGGAAGAGGACGAAGCCGCTGACAAGCCGAGTGCTGTCTAA
- a CDS encoding MMPL family transporter: MAQILATLVTIITRFPVFTLLGLMLGTFAAGFYATTQFRVNTDQSSLIAPNSEFQQRFDRFRDAFPTYRRTTLVVVESASRSAAANGAADLAEALEAREDIFRSIFTTAAMPFFLQNGLLYLDTEDVASQLDALVQAQPGIAIVANEKGLAGTLSLLRQGLTQLDDTGQLNPSLMALANDLTRAARTIADDAAPPLRFNLGSLGSNDAQTAIELISIQIREDTGDFLSPRAKLDVIRATAVNLGLTPENGFTVRLTGNIPLSVDELSQVRESLGLAGALSLVMLAVVLGLGVRSGRIVSVMVMTLAVGGVWSMAWAMFSVGEVNLLSASFAVLFVGLGIDFAIHYALRAQEDVEKGIATGPALITSAQDVGPAIALGAVTSAIGFLSFLPTDYKGFADLGVIAGGGMALAFIAALTVIPASLGKFGIPAHRNAGGSFAALTSRAFAISQIHARGIAMAAVVCGIASAAIATNARFDFSTLALKNSQSEPILALADLQERGMATDYAAYVIAPSLEASSDTVTALKTLPTMGSVRTANSLIPTDQGEKLALIEDTAFLFFPLFSKINGPAAAVPDSLSFPMNDDSHHDTRATLDGLTTALSALTPTQLEGLNTALADQLTRDLSRLTDIFEAEPVTSLDQIPAPVKGRYLSADGQALVIGLPKGDVTRTEDLRAFVADVKSLFPDSTGRAVVEATVGDIVVNAFVTALVIALCAVTLIVLMATGSFRDTALILMPLLLAAVATAATGVLIDMPFNQANIIVLPLIMGLGVDNGIHVLMRYRKDSSLESLLKSSTPRAIVLSTLTTIGAFGALSVSVHAGTASMGILLTIAMLYLLIATVFVLPALLSLAGKRR, translated from the coding sequence ATGGCTCAAATTCTAGCGACTCTCGTCACCATCATAACCCGCTTCCCGGTTTTTACCCTTCTAGGGCTTATGCTTGGCACATTTGCGGCAGGATTCTACGCGACCACTCAATTTCGTGTGAATACCGACCAATCCTCGCTCATCGCCCCAAATTCAGAGTTTCAACAGCGGTTTGATCGCTTTCGAGATGCCTTCCCGACTTACCGCCGCACAACACTGGTAGTGGTGGAATCAGCCTCACGCTCTGCAGCTGCCAACGGCGCAGCTGACCTGGCTGAGGCTTTGGAAGCGCGTGAGGACATCTTTCGATCGATATTCACAACGGCCGCCATGCCCTTCTTCCTGCAGAACGGGCTCCTGTACCTCGATACCGAAGACGTCGCATCGCAGCTCGATGCCTTGGTACAGGCCCAACCCGGCATTGCCATTGTCGCAAATGAAAAAGGGTTGGCTGGCACCCTGAGCCTGCTGCGTCAGGGACTAACGCAGTTGGATGATACCGGTCAGCTGAATCCCTCCCTGATGGCCCTGGCCAACGACCTGACCCGCGCCGCAAGAACCATTGCTGACGATGCAGCACCACCTCTGAGATTCAATCTCGGGAGCCTTGGCAGCAACGACGCGCAAACCGCCATCGAACTGATTTCCATTCAGATCCGCGAGGACACTGGCGACTTCCTATCCCCGCGGGCCAAACTCGACGTGATCCGCGCAACTGCGGTTAACCTTGGCCTTACGCCTGAAAACGGCTTCACCGTCCGACTCACTGGCAACATCCCTCTGTCAGTCGATGAACTTTCGCAAGTCCGTGAGAGCCTTGGTCTCGCCGGTGCCCTGTCACTCGTGATGCTGGCAGTTGTTCTGGGTCTGGGTGTCCGGTCGGGTCGCATTGTCAGTGTGATGGTTATGACGCTGGCAGTCGGTGGTGTCTGGTCCATGGCCTGGGCCATGTTCAGTGTCGGCGAAGTCAACCTGCTGTCGGCCAGCTTTGCTGTCCTGTTTGTTGGACTGGGGATCGACTTCGCAATCCATTACGCCCTACGCGCACAGGAAGATGTGGAAAAAGGAATAGCTACCGGCCCGGCGCTCATCACATCCGCCCAAGATGTAGGGCCCGCCATCGCATTGGGAGCCGTTACGTCCGCTATCGGCTTCCTCTCATTTTTGCCAACCGACTACAAAGGCTTTGCAGACCTCGGCGTCATTGCCGGCGGCGGCATGGCATTGGCATTCATCGCCGCACTCACAGTTATTCCTGCCAGCCTTGGCAAATTCGGCATTCCGGCCCACCGCAATGCAGGCGGGAGTTTTGCCGCCCTGACCAGTCGCGCTTTTGCGATCAGCCAGATCCACGCACGCGGCATTGCCATGGCGGCAGTTGTCTGCGGCATCGCTTCTGCTGCAATTGCCACCAATGCCCGCTTTGATTTTTCAACCCTAGCTCTCAAGAACAGTCAGTCGGAACCTATACTTGCTCTTGCTGATCTGCAGGAGCGCGGCATGGCCACCGACTACGCCGCCTATGTGATTGCGCCCTCTCTTGAAGCATCAAGCGATACCGTCACGGCGCTCAAGACACTCCCGACCATGGGGAGTGTACGAACCGCCAACAGCCTCATCCCGACAGACCAAGGTGAGAAGCTGGCTCTGATAGAAGACACAGCATTCCTGTTCTTCCCCCTCTTCAGCAAGATCAACGGACCAGCGGCTGCCGTGCCCGATAGCCTGTCGTTCCCGATGAATGATGACTCGCATCACGACACCCGAGCCACTCTGGACGGCCTTACAACAGCGCTTTCAGCCCTGACACCGACCCAACTGGAAGGACTGAACACAGCTCTTGCAGATCAATTGACGCGAGACCTCAGCAGACTGACCGACATCTTTGAAGCGGAACCTGTCACCTCGCTCGACCAAATTCCTGCCCCCGTGAAGGGACGATATCTTTCCGCAGACGGCCAGGCGCTGGTTATTGGCTTGCCAAAAGGTGACGTAACCCGGACAGAAGATCTGCGCGCCTTTGTTGCCGACGTAAAATCGCTGTTTCCCGACAGCACCGGCCGCGCTGTTGTCGAAGCGACCGTGGGAGACATCGTCGTCAACGCATTCGTGACGGCGCTGGTCATTGCTCTGTGTGCAGTGACCCTCATCGTTTTGATGGCCACTGGAAGCTTCAGGGATACAGCTCTTATCCTGATGCCACTCTTGCTTGCGGCAGTGGCAACTGCAGCAACAGGCGTCCTCATCGACATGCCGTTCAATCAGGCCAACATCATCGTCCTGCCCCTGATCATGGGGCTGGGCGTGGACAATGGCATCCACGTGTTGATGCGCTACCGCAAGGATAGCTCCCTGGAGAGCCTTCTGAAGTCGTCAACGCCACGGGCGATTGTGCTCAGCACACTGACAACCATAGGTGCCTTCGGCGCCCTGAGCGTATCGGTACATGCCGGGACCGCCAGCATGGGCATATTGCTGACCATCGCCATGCTCTACCTCTTGATCGCAACGGTTTTTGTCTTGCCCGCCCTGCTCAGTCTGGCTGGCAAAAGACGTTAG
- a CDS encoding SMP-30/gluconolactonase/LRE family protein, whose product MLRKLDDPLTRLVLRSKRMHRAALCTLAVMLTAVPAKSQDVLFSDYMCRPVSVIDEAGQSIFGIEDMAYDVRNGRLILSAYDRFAAMRAMENGSEPPGGGLFSLYVDRLTSIRDEDVSLPVKTLDVRVPESLLLHPHGIGLFDDGETSRLAVVNRLTDMHDASAADLLLFDLDAQSLALIGRGSGEAYCRANDVALLDASTAVFTYDQSRCGAWGVWAERVFQPRSSGLRLSRFDDGQVDAQPVLDDVAFANGVAVSPDGASLLMTASRDQVLRVFDKQALLEGNTDPNVVVSFEGGPDNVSLAPDGSSVTAVHPDPFALFLHINGWGNLPESSVVISSADGGSQQTIAGPSGTMPGAATSAVMLGDQIVVSSAWDAGLGICSPHQPPQSAAQQ is encoded by the coding sequence ATGTTGCGCAAACTTGATGACCCTCTGACCCGGCTGGTGCTTCGTTCAAAGCGCATGCATCGCGCTGCACTTTGCACCCTTGCGGTCATGCTGACAGCCGTGCCTGCCAAATCTCAAGATGTTCTGTTTTCTGACTATATGTGCAGGCCTGTGTCAGTCATTGATGAGGCGGGTCAATCCATCTTTGGGATTGAGGACATGGCGTATGATGTGCGCAATGGTCGGCTTATCCTCAGCGCCTATGACCGGTTTGCCGCAATGCGTGCAATGGAGAATGGGTCGGAGCCTCCTGGTGGAGGCCTTTTCTCCCTGTACGTTGATCGGTTGACCTCGATACGTGATGAAGATGTCTCTCTGCCGGTTAAGACGCTCGATGTGCGGGTTCCGGAGTCTCTCTTGTTACATCCGCATGGCATTGGGTTGTTTGACGATGGTGAGACGTCACGGCTTGCTGTGGTCAACCGCCTGACAGACATGCACGATGCATCAGCCGCCGACTTGTTGTTGTTTGATCTTGATGCTCAATCACTTGCCTTGATTGGTCGTGGCAGTGGCGAGGCATATTGCAGAGCCAATGATGTTGCGTTGCTGGATGCGTCAACCGCCGTCTTCACCTATGACCAAAGCCGTTGTGGTGCATGGGGTGTTTGGGCCGAGCGGGTGTTTCAACCCCGCAGTTCGGGCCTTCGGTTATCTAGGTTTGATGACGGGCAGGTGGATGCCCAGCCGGTTCTTGACGATGTCGCGTTTGCAAATGGTGTAGCGGTTTCCCCAGATGGCGCCTCACTGCTGATGACTGCCTCGAGAGACCAGGTACTTCGCGTTTTCGACAAACAGGCGCTGCTTGAAGGAAACACCGACCCGAATGTGGTCGTATCTTTTGAGGGTGGGCCAGACAATGTCAGTCTTGCGCCTGATGGCAGTAGCGTAACAGCTGTCCATCCTGACCCTTTTGCGTTGTTCCTGCATATCAATGGGTGGGGCAATCTGCCTGAAAGCAGCGTTGTCATTTCATCCGCCGATGGTGGGTCACAACAGACCATTGCAGGTCCGTCTGGAACCATGCCGGGTGCTGCGACATCAGCTGTGATGCTCGGTGATCAGATTGTTGTGTCTTCAGCATGGGATGCCGGTTTGGGCATTTGCAGCCCGCATCAACCTCCACAATCGGCGGCCCAGCAATGA
- a CDS encoding sulfotransferase: protein MHPLNGSNYGTLASVLANSGGVPLKSMPSVVGLLGAVIGRAPISAVEKIYTNAQLKSSGDMPPPVFIVGHWRSGTTHLYNLMVQDDFGFVPPVATGLPWDMLLLGRLLKPVIDRALPETRYIDNIPVRPDSPQEDEIALANMSPLSFYHGIYFPKAFDHHVSRGLFFDGCTESEVEEWQDTFTYFMRKLWLQQDRKRLLIKNPVYTSRVEMLHRLYPDALFIHIRRNPYEVFESMRNFYAKLFKQLALQPYDHVDIDEAVLSVYERIMGLIEAQWPSIPEAQRVEIAYENLDESPIEELERVYTKLGLPGFNSVRPRFEAYLRSVAGFEKNRFDYSDKSAALVEGRLGAFVEQGGYKRPGR from the coding sequence ATGCACCCTCTCAATGGTAGCAATTACGGGACACTGGCGTCAGTGCTCGCGAACAGTGGCGGTGTGCCTCTGAAATCCATGCCGAGTGTGGTTGGATTGTTGGGTGCTGTGATCGGCCGTGCGCCGATTTCTGCTGTCGAGAAGATTTATACAAATGCGCAGTTGAAGTCTTCTGGTGACATGCCACCCCCCGTTTTCATTGTCGGACATTGGCGTAGCGGCACGACACATCTGTACAATCTCATGGTGCAGGATGATTTCGGCTTTGTGCCGCCGGTTGCTACGGGCCTGCCCTGGGACATGTTGTTGCTTGGCCGTTTGCTGAAGCCTGTCATTGACAGGGCACTTCCGGAAACACGGTACATCGACAACATTCCGGTTCGGCCGGACTCGCCGCAGGAAGATGAAATTGCATTGGCGAATATGTCGCCGCTTTCATTTTATCACGGCATCTATTTCCCCAAGGCATTCGACCATCATGTCTCCCGTGGTCTGTTTTTTGACGGGTGCACTGAAAGCGAAGTGGAGGAGTGGCAGGACACTTTCACCTACTTCATGCGCAAGCTCTGGCTTCAACAGGATCGCAAGCGACTTTTGATCAAGAACCCGGTCTATACGAGCCGGGTTGAAATGCTGCACAGGCTCTATCCGGATGCGCTGTTTATCCACATTCGGCGCAATCCGTATGAAGTGTTTGAAAGCATGCGGAACTTCTATGCCAAGCTCTTCAAGCAGCTGGCGCTGCAGCCTTATGACCACGTGGATATTGATGAGGCTGTTCTGTCAGTATACGAACGCATCATGGGGCTGATTGAGGCGCAGTGGCCGTCGATCCCGGAAGCGCAGCGAGTAGAGATTGCCTATGAGAACCTGGACGAGAGCCCCATCGAAGAGCTTGAGCGCGTCTACACAAAGCTTGGGCTTCCCGGGTTCAATTCCGTGCGTCCTCGGTTTGAAGCGTATCTGCGATCGGTTGCCGGGTTCGAGAAGAACCGGTTTGACTACTCGGACAAATCTGCTGCTCTGGTCGAAGGCCGACTCGGCGCTTTCGTCGAGCAGGGCGGGTATAAGCGCCCGGGGCGGTAG
- a CDS encoding ABC transporter substrate-binding protein: MRRQFGSILAALTLLSFGTMSGAAVAQDQMVNSGAAAVVVVEKLHDGLNHLMQNAQELGAEGASDYIAGVVDDTYYLPALTAQSIGPSTFRGYEAEQKASVVAAYRAFVVSNYLSRFGKPLPISFETVGSSAGPRGSVVVETQLVRKSGEPVQLVYVVATTKDGTTGIADVQYNGVSEAARRRSELSSLARQGADVLADALNKKAAQIAVDAE, encoded by the coding sequence ATGAGACGCCAATTCGGGTCAATCCTCGCCGCTTTGACGTTACTTTCTTTTGGCACGATGTCCGGCGCGGCGGTTGCCCAGGACCAAATGGTGAACTCTGGTGCCGCGGCAGTGGTGGTGGTTGAAAAGCTGCATGATGGGCTCAATCATCTCATGCAGAATGCTCAGGAGTTGGGCGCTGAGGGTGCATCCGACTATATTGCCGGTGTCGTGGATGACACCTATTACCTGCCGGCCCTGACTGCTCAGTCCATAGGTCCTTCGACGTTTCGTGGATATGAGGCAGAACAAAAGGCAAGCGTTGTAGCCGCCTATCGTGCGTTCGTTGTCTCGAATTATCTAAGTCGATTTGGAAAGCCACTCCCGATCAGTTTCGAGACTGTAGGTAGTTCTGCGGGCCCTCGCGGATCTGTCGTCGTGGAAACACAGCTTGTTCGCAAGTCCGGTGAGCCCGTTCAACTGGTCTATGTGGTTGCAACCACCAAAGACGGGACAACGGGAATTGCCGATGTCCAGTATAATGGTGTGAGCGAGGCGGCGCGGCGACGCTCGGAATTGTCCTCATTGGCCAGGCAGGGCGCCGATGTATTGGCGGATGCCCTTAACAAGAAGGCCGCACAGATAGCGGTTGATGCGGAATAG